In Bacteroidales bacterium, the genomic stretch ATACAGGTTTAAACAGGACGGTCATGATCTTGTGCTGACGTATCGCTGGGCAGAAGTTGAAAAAGGATTTTCAATGCCTTTCGGAATTCAGACCGATACACAAAAGGCTTTACGCATTGAAGCCGGCACCACATGGCAGGAAATGAGGATCCCTGAAACTGCCTGGTTTAACTTTTTCAATATCTGGAACGGCTATGAAGGTTGTGCCGATAATTCTTACACGTATTATCATACGAGGATTGTAAAAACGGTCGATTAATAACCGTTTGCAGAGACGCACGATCGTGCGTCTCTACGATTTAAGGCATTATCTTCCGGTTCAACTCCTGCATTTTGCGTATCACACGTGTTTTAAACCGCGTAGGAATGATTCCCGAAGCCTTTGCAATGGATAAATTGATAATTCCGGGAACGACTATTTCTTTCCCTTCCATCAGTGCTTTGTAAGCAGCTTCGGCAACGGATGCGGATGTGGCCATCATACCCAGTCTTGAAGCGTTACTTTTTTCAGAACCGACTTCCTGCTGGAATCCTGTTTTTGTTAACCCGGGACACACGGCAGTGATCATAACACCGGTTCCTTTAAGTTCGCTATTGATGGCTTCGGAAAACGATTTCACGTAAGCCTTGCTTGCATAGTAAACCGCCATGTATGGGCCTGGCAGAAAAGCCGCCAGTGAGGAGACATTCAGAACTTTACCTTCCCTTCTTTCAATCATGCCGGGGAGA encodes the following:
- a CDS encoding SDR family oxidoreductase, which produces MKTALITGGSRGIGFDIARVMAREHYNLILVSRNLSRLERVRDELSRSFRVKIRIIGQDLSEKDASLKVFEQVMNYGIQVDVLVNNAGIGDFGMFSREDPARISRMVNLNILALTELTRLFLPGMIERREGKVLNVSSLAAFLPGPYMAVYYASKAYVKSFSEAINSELKGTGVMITAVCPGLTKTGFQQEVGSEKSNASRLGMMATSASVAEAAYKALMEGKEIVVPGIINLSIAKASGIIPTRFKTRVIRKMQELNRKIMP